A single region of the bacterium genome encodes:
- the raiA gene encoding ribosome-associated translation inhibitor RaiA — translation MRISVVGRNYEVSDAVHRYLEEKLARIRRHFDRVMDVNVVLAAEKYRNRAEVNINVNNVNMRGEGETGDMYTSIDQAVDKIDRQVSRYKDKLASRKHRHAPVKEEDLPAVTHELLEPDAGELEEHERRIIQTERHMVKPMSLDEAVMQMDLLNAEFYVFTNAGTDKLNVIYRRADGNVGWIAPE, via the coding sequence CGCCGTCCACCGCTATCTGGAGGAGAAGCTGGCCCGCATCCGCCGCCACTTCGACCGCGTCATGGACGTCAACGTCGTCCTGGCCGCCGAGAAATACCGCAACCGCGCCGAGGTCAACATCAATGTCAACAACGTCAACATGCGCGGCGAAGGGGAGACGGGCGACATGTACACCTCCATCGACCAGGCCGTGGACAAGATAGACCGGCAGGTCAGTCGGTACAAGGATAAGCTCGCGAGCCGCAAGCACCGGCACGCCCCCGTGAAGGAGGAGGATCTCCCCGCCGTGACCCACGAGCTCCTGGAGCCCGACGCCGGCGAGCTCGAGGAGCACGAGCGCCGGATCATTCAGACCGAACGGCACATGGTCAAACCGATGAGCCTCGACGAGGCCGTGATGCAGATGGACCTCCTGAACGCGGAATTTTACGTCTTCACCAACGCCGGCACCGACAAGCTCAACGTCATCTACCGGCGGGCCGACGGCAACGTGGGCTGGATCGCCCCCGAGTAG